The following coding sequences are from one Lolium rigidum isolate FL_2022 chromosome 6, APGP_CSIRO_Lrig_0.1, whole genome shotgun sequence window:
- the LOC124666738 gene encoding RHOMBOID-like protein 13, with protein MGKPLIYEILEKPASSSVIAICSLIWYLIQKRGIGYSDVGLSYEAVMEGGQYWRIITSAFSHVSVVHLVFNMSALWSLGAVEQLGHAGLGVQYYLHYTVVLVVLSGLLVLGIYHVMIQRFKVEYFRRVTAVGYSCVVFGWMTILAAKQPSSKLNLFGVLSLPISFAPFESLIFTSIMVPQASFIGHLSGIIVGYSIAWGLIHGMNNYWAIMMLGWIALVFVFSLKRTGSMELRFIEIEPVTDPSLPSVGVVASRNGGRMDVLPGRGVADFV; from the coding sequence ATGGGCAAGCCTTTAATCTACGAGATACTGGAGAAGCCGGCGAGCAGCAGCGTCATAGCCATCTGCTCATTGATCTGGTACCTTATCCAGAAGCGGGGCATTGGGTACTCGGATGTCGGACTCAGCTACGAGGCCGTCATGGAGGGAGGGCAGTACTGGAGGATCATCACCTCCGCTTTCTCCCACGTCAGCGTGGTCCATCTGGTGTTCAACATGAGCGCGCTGTGGAGCCTCGGCGCCGTCGAGCagctgggccacgccggcctcggCGTCCAGTACTACCTGCATTACACGGTCGTGCTGGTGGTGCTATCCGGTCTGCTCGTTCTCGGGATATACCATGTCATGATTCAGAGGTTCAAGGTGGAGTACTTCAGGAGGGTCACCGCCGTTGGGTACTCGTGTGTCGTCTTTGGGTGGATGACAATCCTGGCTGCGAAGCAGCCCTCGTCGAAGCTCAACCTCTTCGGGGTCCTCTCGCTGCCCATCAGCTTCGCCCCGTTCGAGTCGCTGATATTCACCTCCATCATGGTTCCGCAGGCCAGCTTCATTGGCCACCTGTCGGGGATCATCGTTGGGTACTCGATTGCCTGGGGTCTGATTCATGGGATGAATAACTACTGGGCGATCATGATGCTCGGGTGGATTGCGCTTGTCTTTGTCTTTAGCTTGAAGCGTACGGGGTCTATGGAGTTGAGGTTTATTGAGATTGAGCCGGTTACGGATCCATCGTTGCCGTCTGTGGGTGTGGTTGCCTCCAGAAATGGTGGTAGGATGGATGTGCTGCCAGGAAGAGGAGTTGCAGACTTTGTATGA
- the LOC124659485 gene encoding calreticulin-3-like, producing MGSCRRGGRLELWLLHRFLALASLLLLASGEVIFEERFEDGWETRWVTSDWKRSEGKAGKFKHTAGKYSGDPDDKGIQTTLDARHFAISAKIPEFSNKGRTLVLQYSIKFEQDIECGGGYIKLMSGYVNQKKYSGDTPYSLMFGPDICGTQTKKLHLILSYQGQNYPVKKDLQCETDRLTHVYTFILRPDASYSILVDNRERESGSMYTDWDILPPRKIKEVNAKKPKDWDDREYIEDPDQVKPEGYDSIPREIPDPKDKKPDTWDDDDDGIWKPRRIPNPAYKGQWKRKKIKNPNYKGKWKIPWIDNPEFEDDPDLYVLKPLKYIGIEVWQVKAGSVFDNILICDDPEYAKRAAEETWGANKEAEKEAFEEAEKERKAREDKEAQQAREEGERRRRERGDRHRGRDHYKDRYKRRNRDHWDDYHDEL from the exons ATGGGTAGCTGCCGCCGCGGCGGGCGCCTGGAGCTCTGGCTCCTGCACCGCTTTCTTGCTCTTGCGTCGCTGCTCCTGCTCGCCTCCGGGGAGGTCATCTTCGAGGAGCGATTCGAAG ATGGTTGGGAGACACGCTGGGTGACATCCGATTGGAAACGGAGCGAAGGGAAAGCCGgcaaattcaagcacaccgcagGAAAATATTCTGGAGATCCTGATGACAAAG GCATTCAAACAACACTAGATGCTAGGCATTTTGCTATCTCAGCCAAGATCCCCGAGTTCAGTAACAAGGGCCGAACATTGGTGCTCCAGTATTCTATAAAGTTTGAGCAGGACATTGAGTGTGGCGGCGGTTATATTAAGCTAATGTCTGGCTATGTAAACCAGAAGAAATATAGTGGAGACACTCCGTACAG TTTGATGTTTGGGCCAGATATATGTGGGACTCAGACAAAGAAGCTGCATCTTATACTTTCTTACCAGGGGCAGAACTATCCTGTCAAGAAAGATCTACAATGTGAAACTGACAGGTTGACGCATGTTTACACATTCATTCTTCGGCCAGATGCATCTTATAGTATACTTGTTGATAACCGTGAAAGAGAATCTGGGAGCATGTATACTGATTGGGACATCTTACCTCCTCGTAAAATTAAGGAAGTTAATGCCAAAAAG CCTAAGGATTGGGATGACAGAGAGTACATTGAGGATCCTGATCAAGTTAAACCAGAG GGCTATGATTCTATTCCGAGAGAGATTCCTGACCCAAAGGACAAAAAG CCTGACACatgggacgatgatgatgatggcatTTGGAAGCCTAGAAGGATACCAAATCCAGCATACAAAGGACAATGGAAGCGCAAG AAAATTAAGAACCCTAACTACAAGGGTAAATGGAAGATCCCATGGATTGATAATCCAG AGTTTGAGGATGATCCAGATTTATACGTACTGAAACCTTTGAAGTATATTGGAATTGAAGTTTGGCAG GTAAAAGCTGGTTCGGTTTTTGACAACATTCTCATTTGTGATGACCCGGAGTATGCAAAAAGAGCTGCTGAAGAAACGTGGGGTGCAAATAAGGAG GCTGAAAAGGAGGCTTTTGAAGAAGCTGAAAAGGAgagaaaagctagagaagataag GAAGCTCAACAGGCAAGGGAGGAAGGAGAGCGacggaggagagagaggggtgaTCGCCACCGTGGTAGGGACCATTACAAGGACAGATACAAAAGA CGCAACAGGGATCACTGGGATGACTACCAT GATGAGCTTTGA